A stretch of the Nicotiana tabacum cultivar K326 chromosome 6, ASM71507v2, whole genome shotgun sequence genome encodes the following:
- the LOC107817905 gene encoding uncharacterized protein LOC107817905 yields the protein MKVPENDPIEPTNPIIHSNSQLLQSLLDSIPHTQSFKGKWSLIRTKLSTLQSHLSDLSTASINASNNPLYNDLLLSLSTTLSDALSLSSLCHSANPPDGKLKTQNNIDSVSAKLDNHVRDLEILIKSGVLHENGTVSSTTTSKRESIRAESRNLITRLQIGTTESKNSVLDSLLGLLQEDDKNVLIAVAQGIVPVLVRLLDSSSSPEIKEKTVTAIAKISTVDSSKHVLIAEGLGLLNNLLRVLESGSVLGKENSCVALQALGHTKENARAIGSRGGISSLLEICQTGTPNSQAMAASVLKNLAIFPEIKENFMEENAIMILLRLSTSGTALAQENAISCLCNLISRDNNMKLLVAREGGIESTKNFWDSAPSVQSLEAPVLMLRTLATCPSVAEVIVDNEFLPRIVGVLNCGVLGVRIAAAKAIYDLGYSTKTRKELGEIGCISLLVRMTEGKAVEEREAAARALTNLMVYAGNRKIFRKEERGIVSAVQLLDPLVQNLDKRYPVSLLASLVYSKKCRKQMVDSGACVHLQKLAEMEIEGAKKLLDCLGRGKLWGVFTRH from the coding sequence ATGAAAGTACCTGAAAACGATCCCATTGAACCCACTAACCCCATTATTCACTCCAATTCCCAGCTCCTTCAATCTCTTCTCGATTCCATTCCCCACACTCAAAGCTTTAAAGGCAAATGGTCCTTAATCAgaaccaaactctccacacttcAATCTCACCTCTCTGACCTCTCTACTGCTTCCATTAACGCTTCCAACAATCCTCTTTACAACGacctccttctctctctctccacCACTCTCTCCGACGCGCTTTCTCTCTCCTCCCTTTGCCATTCCGCTAACCCACCTGACGGCAAGCTCAAAACCCAGAATAACATCGACTCAGTCTCCGCTAAACTCGATAACCACGTTAGGGATTTAGAGATTCTGATTAAGAGTGGGGTCCTCCATGAAAACGGTACCGTTTCGTCAACAACAACCTCAAAGCGGGAGAGTATTCGGGCCGAATCGAGGAATCTGATAACTCGGCTTCAGATCGGGACCACTGAGTCGAAGAACTCGGTGTTAGACTCGTTGCTTGGGCTTTTACAAGAAGACGACAAAAATGTTTTAATTGCAGTAGCTCAGGGAATCGTTCCGGTGCTCGTGCGCTTACTCGATTCCAGCTCTTCCCCTGAGATCAAGGAGAAAACAGTCACTGCCATAGCTAAAATCTCCACCGTTGATTCCAGCAAACATGTTTTGATCGCCGAAGGCTTAGGCCTTCTTAACAATCTCCTCAGGGTTCTCGAATCCGGTAGTGTTTTAGGGAAGGAAAATTCATGCGTAGCTTTACAAGCATTGGGCCATACAAAGGAGAACGCAAGGGCAATTGGGTCAAGAGGAGGAATTTCATCTTTATTAGAAATTTGTCAAACGGGAACGCCCAATTCTCAAGCTATGGCAGCTTCCGTGCTTAAAAACTTAGCCATTTTCCCTGAAATTAAAGAGAATTTCATGGAAGAAAACGCGATAATGATCCTTTTAAGGTTATCCACTTCTGGTACAGCATTAGCCCAAGAAAATGCAATTTCGTGTTTGTGTAATTTGATTTCAAGAGACAACAATATGAAACTCTTAGTGGCTAGAGAAGGTGGAATTGAAAGCACAAAAAATTTCTGGGATTCAGCTCCTTCAGTTCAGAGTTTAGAGGCCCCTGTTCTTATGTTAAGAACATTAGCAACGTGCCCATCAGTAGCTGAGGTAATTGTGGACAATGAATTTTTACCTCGGATTGTTGGGGTTTTGAATTGTGGGGTTTTAGGTGTGAGAATTGCTGCAGCTAAAGCAATTTACGATTTGGGATACAGTACAAAAACCCGAAAAGAACTAGGTGAAATCGGGTGTATTTCGCTGTTAGTGAGAATGACAGAAGGTAAGGCTGTTGAAGAGAGAGAAGCAGCAGCAAGAGCATTGACGAATTTAATGGTATATGCTGGAAATAGGAAGATTTTTAGGAAGGAAGAAAGAGGTATTGTGAGTGCAGTTCAGCTATTAGATCCACTGGTACAAAATTTAGACAAAAGGTATCCTGTTTCATTATTGGCTTCGCTTGTGTATTCCAAGAAATGCCGCAAACAAATGGTGGATTCAGGAGCTTGTGTGCATTTGCAGAAGCTAGCTGAAATGGAGATTGAAGGTGCAAAAAAGCTCTTGGATTGTCTTGGTAGAGGTAAATTATGGGGAGTTTTTACCAGACATTGA